The following coding sequences lie in one Phalacrocorax carbo chromosome 3, bPhaCar2.1, whole genome shotgun sequence genomic window:
- the RAB1A gene encoding ras-related protein Rab-1A: MSSMNPEYDYLFKLLLIGDSGVGKSCLLLRFADDTYTESYISTIGVDFKIRTIELDGKTIKLQIWDTAGQERFRTITSSYYRGAHGIIVVYDVTDQESFNNVKQWLQEIDRYASENVNKLLVGNKCDLTTKKVVDYTTAKEFADSLGIPFLETSAKNATNVEQSFMTMAAEIKKRMGPGATAGGAEKSNVKIQSTPVKQSSGGCC, from the exons ATGTCCAGCATGAATCCCGAATA tgaCTATTTATTCAAGCTACTTCTGATTGGAGACTCCGGTGTTGGGAAATCTTGCCTTCTACTTAGGTTTGCA GATGACACGTACACAGAAAGTTATATCAGCACGATTGGTGTGGACTTCAAAATCAGAACTATAGAACTAGATGGGAAAACAATCAAGCTTCAGATA TGGGACAcggcaggacaggagaggtttCGAACTATCACTTCCAGTTACTATAGAGGTGCTCATGGCATCATAGTTGTGTATGATGTTACAGATCAG GAGTCTTTCAATAATGTAAAACAGTGGCTGCAGGAGATAGACCGTTACGCCAGTGAAAACGTCAACAAGTTGTTGGTGGGGAACAAATGTGATCTGACCACAAAGAAAGTAGTAGACTATACAACAGCAAAG GAATTTGCAGATTCTCTTGGAATTCCATTTTTGGAAACCAGTGCAAAGAATGCCACAAATGTAGAACAGTCTTTCATGACCATGGCTGCTGAGATTAAAAAACGAATGGGTCCGGGAGCGACAGCTGGTGGTGCAGAGAAGTCCAATGTTAAAATTCAGAGCACTCCAGTCAAGCAGTCTAGTGGAGGTTGCTGCTAA